One Citrobacter amalonaticus genomic window carries:
- the thrL gene encoding thr operon leader peptide, translating into MKRISTTITTTITITTGNGAG; encoded by the coding sequence ATGAAACGCATCAGCACCACCATTACCACAACCATCACCATTACCACAGGTAACGGTGCGGGCTGA